From Cellvibrio zantedeschiae, the proteins below share one genomic window:
- the fadB gene encoding fatty acid oxidation complex subunit alpha FadB: MFQGKALSLTKHSDGIAELIFDLQGESVNKFNLLAVSELDQILTLLEQAKDIKGLLVTSAKDVFIVGADIMEFGAVFAAGPEQIIGHLANNNRNNCRLEDLPFPTVVAINGIALGGGLEFCLSCDYRIASTAASKIGLPETKLGIIPGWGGTVRLPRVAGLDTAVEWIAAGKENTAEQALTARVVDAVVEPAKLRDAALHTLNQAIAGKFDYKARREQKKGPLKLNFIESMMAFETSKAFVGGQAGRNYPAPVSAIKAMQKAADKGRDEALQAEAENFAKMAQTPVAQSLVGIFVNEQLLTKKAKSWEKKADKKIARAAVLGAGIMGGGIAYQSALKGTAIKMKDIAQAGIDLGLSEANKLLSKRVERKKMTAAEMGDVLNRIEPTLVYDGFDKVDIVVEAVVENPKVKQSVLAEAETKVSADTVLASNTSTISITYLAEALQRPENFCGMHFFNPVHMMPLVEVIRGAKTSDNAVARTVAYANAMGKKAIVVKDCPGFLVNRVLFPYLAGFAMLVRDGVDYQRIDKLMETWGWPMGPAYLLDVVGIDTAVHAEKVMADGFPDRMKRDFKSCTDVMFAAGRLGQKNSKGFYNYELDKKGKPAKVASPEALELLKPIVAATPLEISDDDIIARMMVPMATELARCLEEGIVETAAEADMALVYGTGFPPFRGGVFRWIDFIGAQTFIDMAAKFSSLSALYEPPASLKAKAANNQRFYG; the protein is encoded by the coding sequence TAATAAATTTAATTTGTTGGCCGTCTCTGAACTCGATCAAATCCTGACTCTGCTTGAGCAAGCTAAAGACATTAAAGGCTTGTTGGTTACCAGTGCGAAAGATGTATTCATAGTCGGCGCAGACATCATGGAGTTCGGCGCTGTTTTCGCTGCAGGCCCTGAGCAAATTATTGGGCACCTCGCTAACAACAACCGCAACAATTGCCGACTTGAAGATTTACCATTCCCAACAGTGGTTGCCATTAACGGCATCGCATTGGGTGGCGGCTTGGAGTTTTGTTTGTCCTGCGATTATCGTATCGCCAGCACAGCAGCCAGTAAAATTGGTTTACCGGAAACCAAACTCGGCATTATTCCGGGGTGGGGCGGAACGGTTCGCTTACCTCGCGTTGCAGGTTTGGATACTGCTGTTGAATGGATTGCCGCTGGCAAAGAAAATACTGCTGAACAGGCGCTCACTGCGCGCGTAGTTGATGCAGTGGTAGAGCCCGCAAAATTACGCGATGCTGCATTGCACACCTTAAATCAAGCCATTGCGGGCAAGTTCGATTACAAAGCCCGCCGCGAACAGAAAAAAGGCCCGCTGAAGTTAAACTTTATTGAATCCATGATGGCTTTCGAAACTTCAAAAGCATTCGTGGGCGGACAAGCAGGGCGCAATTATCCCGCCCCAGTTTCTGCTATCAAGGCTATGCAAAAAGCTGCAGATAAAGGTCGCGATGAAGCGCTGCAAGCAGAAGCCGAAAATTTCGCAAAAATGGCGCAAACACCTGTTGCACAATCTCTCGTGGGCATTTTTGTTAATGAGCAATTGCTGACGAAAAAAGCCAAAAGCTGGGAGAAAAAGGCAGATAAGAAAATCGCTCGCGCTGCGGTATTAGGTGCGGGGATTATGGGGGGCGGCATCGCTTACCAATCTGCACTTAAAGGCACTGCAATTAAAATGAAAGATATAGCGCAAGCGGGTATTGATCTTGGTCTTTCAGAAGCCAATAAATTATTGAGCAAGCGCGTTGAACGCAAAAAAATGACTGCCGCTGAAATGGGGGATGTGCTCAATCGTATTGAACCCACTTTGGTTTACGATGGCTTTGATAAAGTTGATATTGTTGTTGAAGCTGTTGTTGAAAATCCAAAAGTAAAACAAAGTGTGTTGGCCGAAGCTGAAACAAAAGTGAGCGCAGATACTGTGCTTGCCTCTAATACGTCGACAATTTCTATCACCTATCTTGCAGAAGCTTTGCAGCGCCCCGAAAATTTTTGCGGCATGCATTTCTTTAACCCTGTGCACATGATGCCATTGGTAGAAGTTATTCGCGGTGCAAAAACATCTGATAACGCTGTCGCTCGTACAGTTGCTTACGCAAATGCCATGGGCAAAAAAGCAATTGTGGTGAAAGATTGCCCCGGCTTTTTGGTGAACCGTGTGTTGTTTCCCTATTTGGCTGGTTTTGCAATGTTGGTGCGCGATGGTGTTGATTATCAACGCATCGATAAATTAATGGAAACCTGGGGTTGGCCTATGGGCCCGGCTTATTTGTTGGATGTAGTGGGAATTGATACTGCTGTTCACGCTGAAAAGGTAATGGCCGATGGTTTTCCTGATCGCATGAAACGCGATTTTAAATCTTGTACAGATGTAATGTTTGCAGCGGGTCGTTTAGGGCAAAAAAATTCAAAAGGTTTTTACAATTACGAACTTGATAAAAAAGGCAAACCAGCAAAAGTTGCGAGCCCAGAAGCACTCGAACTATTGAAGCCGATTGTTGCTGCAACTCCATTAGAAATTAGCGATGACGATATCATCGCGCGCATGATGGTGCCCATGGCAACTGAGCTTGCTCGTTGCCTGGAAGAAGGTATTGTTGAGACGGCAGCTGAAGCTGATATGGCGTTGGTTTACGGAACAGGGTTTCCGCCGTTCAGAGGTGGCGTGTTCCGCTGGATTGATTTTATCGGCGCACAAACCTTTATCGATATGGCTGCAAAATTCAGTAGCCTAAGTGCGCTCTACGAACCACCTGCGAGCTTGAAAGCAAAAGCCGCTAACAACCAACGCTTTTACGGTTAG
- the glgA gene encoding glycogen synthase GlgA, which translates to MHKILFATSEAHPLIKTGGLADVASSLPRALLKRGHDIKILLPAYASVMEKAKEAGVKKVAELNISGQTIFLQQTRLPGSRVAVILVDIPQFSEREGNPYCGPDGSDWSDNHWRFFVFAKAAEAIALNQANLEWQPDIVHCNDWQTGLIPALLAQYEQKPASVFTIHNMAYRGLFSYQVFSELGLPSDYWHHEKLEFYGQMSFIKGGLAFADAITTVSQSYANEIQTPEFGCGLDGVLRARADDLSGVLNGIDMDEWNPGSDKLIAHNYNRRTLSQKHKNKTSLQAQLGLPVDKTVPMIGFIGRLVEQKGIDLILNQMNQLLAQDCQLVILGSGFASYEQALKNIAQQHPHKVSVTLGYNEDFAHQIEASADIFLMPSMFEPCGLNQMYSLRYGTLPIVNAVGGLRDTVIEKPLDDIGSDGNGFVFHLATPEELHLAIKRALACYQQPEIWKKLQQNAMSQDFSWEKSAERYEEIYSAIVNAD; encoded by the coding sequence ATGCACAAGATATTATTCGCAACCAGTGAAGCGCATCCATTAATTAAAACCGGCGGCTTGGCAGATGTAGCATCGAGCTTGCCGCGCGCACTTTTAAAACGCGGGCACGATATAAAAATTTTGTTACCTGCCTATGCAAGCGTGATGGAAAAAGCCAAGGAGGCTGGAGTTAAAAAAGTCGCAGAACTGAACATTTCTGGCCAAACTATTTTTCTGCAACAAACCCGTTTGCCTGGCTCGCGCGTGGCGGTCATATTAGTCGATATCCCACAATTTTCTGAGCGCGAAGGAAACCCCTATTGCGGCCCCGATGGCAGCGATTGGAGCGATAATCACTGGCGTTTTTTTGTGTTCGCAAAAGCAGCAGAAGCTATTGCATTAAACCAGGCCAATCTGGAATGGCAGCCTGATATTGTGCATTGCAACGACTGGCAAACCGGTTTAATTCCCGCATTACTCGCGCAGTATGAACAAAAACCCGCTTCAGTGTTTACCATTCATAATATGGCATATCGGGGTTTATTTTCTTATCAAGTTTTCTCTGAGTTGGGATTGCCAAGTGATTATTGGCACCATGAAAAGCTTGAGTTTTACGGGCAAATGTCATTTATTAAAGGCGGGCTCGCGTTTGCAGATGCCATTACAACCGTAAGTCAAAGTTATGCTAACGAAATTCAAACGCCGGAATTCGGTTGTGGTTTGGATGGTGTTTTGCGTGCACGTGCTGACGATTTATCCGGCGTGTTAAACGGAATTGATATGGATGAATGGAACCCCGGTTCCGATAAACTCATTGCCCACAATTATAATCGTCGTACACTTAGCCAAAAGCATAAAAATAAAACAAGCTTGCAAGCGCAATTGGGTTTGCCGGTGGATAAGACTGTGCCAATGATCGGATTCATCGGACGCCTTGTAGAGCAAAAAGGCATTGATTTAATTTTGAATCAAATGAATCAGCTGCTGGCACAAGATTGCCAACTTGTAATTTTGGGTAGTGGTTTCGCCAGCTACGAACAAGCGTTAAAAAATATTGCGCAGCAACACCCGCATAAAGTATCTGTAACCCTGGGCTACAACGAAGATTTCGCGCATCAAATTGAAGCGAGCGCCGATATTTTTTTAATGCCTTCTATGTTTGAACCTTGCGGTTTAAATCAAATGTACAGTTTACGTTACGGAACACTGCCTATTGTAAATGCAGTCGGCGGATTGCGTGATACGGTGATCGAAAAACCATTAGATGATATTGGTAGCGACGGCAACGGCTTTGTATTTCATTTGGCAACGCCGGAAGAATTACATTTGGCAATCAAACGCGCACTTGCATGCTATCAGCAACCTGAGATATGGAAAAAATTGCAGCAAAATGCCATGAGCCAGGATTTTTCGTGGGAGAAAAGTGCGGAGCGTTATGAGGAAATTTATTCAGCCATTGTGAATGCTGATTAA
- the fadA gene encoding acetyl-CoA C-acyltransferase FadA translates to MSLQPRDAVIVDYARSAMGKSKAGCFRNVRADDISAAIIKGLLARNPNVDPATIDDMLWGCVMQREEQAFNIARNILLLAGLPHTIPAQTINRLCGSSMAALHTATANIRANIGDVYLIGGVEHMGHLPMYESVSINPLLGLSVAKAAGNMGMTAEYLALLHGINRQQMDEFGARSHQLAAAARAEGRFAREIIAVEGHNADGYLIQVEEDETIRPETTVEALSKLPPVFNPKDGQVTAGTSSQLSDGASVMLVMSAERAQSLGLKPIAKVVSTGLAGVDPSIMGYGPVPSTEKALKVAGLTMDDIEVVELNEAFAAQALPVLKDLKLLDKLNDKVNLNGGAIALGHPFGCSGTRITGSLLTVMQQKSATLGASTMCIGLGQGITTILERLN, encoded by the coding sequence ATGAGCTTACAACCACGTGATGCCGTAATCGTCGACTATGCCCGCAGTGCAATGGGTAAATCAAAAGCAGGTTGCTTCCGCAATGTTCGCGCTGATGATATTTCTGCCGCAATTATTAAAGGCTTATTGGCGCGCAATCCAAATGTTGATCCAGCCACTATCGACGATATGTTGTGGGGCTGCGTTATGCAGCGCGAAGAGCAGGCTTTCAATATCGCGCGTAATATTTTATTGCTCGCCGGTTTGCCACATACAATTCCTGCGCAAACCATTAACCGTTTATGCGGTTCGTCAATGGCTGCTTTGCACACGGCAACTGCAAATATTCGTGCAAATATTGGCGATGTTTATTTGATTGGCGGTGTTGAACATATGGGACATTTGCCCATGTACGAATCAGTTTCTATTAATCCATTGCTTGGTCTTTCTGTTGCAAAAGCAGCGGGCAACATGGGGATGACCGCCGAGTATCTCGCACTTTTGCATGGTATTAATCGCCAGCAAATGGATGAGTTCGGCGCACGCTCGCATCAACTCGCTGCTGCCGCTCGCGCTGAAGGTCGTTTCGCGCGCGAAATTATTGCAGTGGAAGGTCACAATGCGGATGGTTATTTAATTCAAGTTGAAGAAGATGAAACCATTCGCCCTGAAACAACAGTTGAAGCACTTTCAAAATTGCCGCCCGTGTTTAACCCGAAAGATGGTCAAGTTACTGCGGGTACCTCATCGCAATTAAGCGATGGTGCATCGGTAATGCTAGTGATGTCTGCAGAGCGCGCGCAATCGCTTGGTTTAAAACCTATCGCAAAAGTTGTTTCAACAGGCTTAGCGGGGGTTGATCCATCCATCATGGGTTACGGTCCTGTTCCTTCTACAGAAAAAGCATTGAAAGTTGCGGGCCTAACAATGGATGACATTGAAGTTGTAGAGCTCAACGAAGCTTTTGCTGCGCAAGCTTTGCCTGTATTAAAAGATTTGAAGCTGCTCGACAAATTGAATGACAAAGTAAACCTCAATGGTGGTGCAATTGCACTTGGGCACCCGTTTGGATGTTCAGGTACGCGCATCACTGGTTCGCTCTTGACTGTGATGCAACAAAAAAGTGCGACGCTAGGTGCATCGACAATGTGTATTGGTTTAGGGCAGGGGATTACGACAATTTTGGAACGTTTAAATTAA
- the glgB gene encoding 1,4-alpha-glucan branching protein GlgB produces the protein MLSAKPAQRLPNELLRIINAAHHDPFEVLGRHHLSVPTALADTLVRIFIPGASAVSLQLNTGPISIERIEGTDFFEWYGLAKDVPVHYQVQWTDRHNQVHIEYDPYSFAPQLGELDMHLFGEGQHWGIYEVLGAHPKTVDGIEGVLFATWAPGAERISIVGDFNDWDGRHHPMRVRGGSGLWEVFIPGVKPGTNYKYEIRNRHTHQTFLKADPYGQAFEQRPKTSSIVAAPSEFQWSDQSWMNQRTNWDWQRSPISIYEVHLGSWRRGEGNSFLNYRDLAHQLADYVKYMGFTHIEILPVTEHPLDDSWGYQTTGYYAPTSRFGTPDEFRYFVNHLHQHGIGVMLDWVPAHFPKDAHALARFDGTALYEHEDPRLGEHRDWGTLIYNYSRNEVRNFLLANALFWLKEFHIDGLRVDAVASMLHLDYSRNHGEWIPNIYGGNENLEAMAFLSQLNVLCHGQCPGAIVVAEESTAWPQVTRPTYVGGLGFSMKWNMGWMHDTLEYISKDPIFRQYHHNQLTFGMMYAFTENFQLPFSHDEVVHGKGSMIRKMPGDDWQKFANLRLLYTYLYTYPGSKLLFMGCEFGQWSEWAHGRSLDWHLLGEGPYHSGLQTLVKDLNKLYTTLPSLYERSFQHDGFEWVDCHDSTQSVVSYLRKGSTGFTLVILNFTPTLRENYRLGVPVAGKYHEIFNSDSEYYAGSNKGNANEIPTEHISWMGHAQSIQLTLPPLGAILLKCDH, from the coding sequence ATGCTCAGTGCCAAGCCAGCACAACGTTTGCCCAATGAATTACTGCGTATCATCAACGCCGCTCACCACGATCCTTTTGAGGTGCTGGGAAGGCATCATTTAAGCGTTCCCACCGCCCTTGCCGATACCCTCGTTCGCATTTTTATTCCGGGCGCAAGCGCAGTTAGTTTGCAGTTGAACACCGGACCTATTTCTATAGAGCGTATTGAAGGCACAGATTTTTTTGAATGGTACGGTTTGGCTAAAGATGTACCTGTACATTATCAAGTCCAATGGACTGATCGACATAATCAAGTGCACATAGAATATGACCCTTACAGTTTTGCACCACAATTGGGCGAGCTGGATATGCATTTGTTTGGCGAGGGACAGCATTGGGGAATCTATGAAGTATTAGGCGCCCATCCCAAAACAGTAGATGGTATCGAGGGTGTTTTGTTCGCAACATGGGCACCGGGCGCTGAACGCATTAGCATTGTGGGCGATTTCAACGATTGGGATGGTCGCCATCACCCCATGAGAGTGCGTGGCGGAAGTGGCTTGTGGGAAGTATTTATTCCTGGCGTAAAACCGGGTACCAATTACAAATACGAAATCCGCAACCGCCATACGCACCAAACCTTTCTAAAAGCCGACCCTTACGGCCAGGCTTTTGAGCAACGACCCAAAACTTCATCCATAGTGGCCGCGCCTAGCGAATTCCAGTGGAGCGACCAATCCTGGATGAATCAACGGACCAATTGGGATTGGCAGCGCTCGCCTATTTCTATCTATGAGGTCCACTTAGGCTCCTGGCGCCGCGGTGAAGGCAATAGCTTTCTCAATTATCGTGACCTGGCCCACCAGCTGGCCGATTACGTTAAGTACATGGGCTTCACTCATATCGAAATCCTGCCAGTAACCGAGCATCCGCTGGATGATTCATGGGGTTACCAAACAACTGGCTACTATGCGCCGACCAGTCGCTTTGGTACGCCCGATGAGTTTCGCTATTTTGTAAATCACCTTCACCAACATGGCATAGGCGTAATGTTGGATTGGGTGCCAGCGCATTTTCCAAAAGACGCCCACGCCCTCGCCCGCTTTGATGGCACCGCGCTTTATGAACATGAAGATCCTCGTTTGGGCGAGCATCGCGATTGGGGCACTTTGATTTACAACTACAGCCGCAATGAAGTGCGCAACTTTTTGTTAGCGAATGCGCTTTTTTGGTTAAAAGAATTTCACATAGATGGTTTGCGTGTGGATGCGGTTGCCTCCATGTTGCATCTTGATTACTCGCGTAATCATGGTGAGTGGATTCCCAATATTTACGGTGGCAATGAAAACCTCGAAGCCATGGCTTTTCTCAGCCAGCTCAATGTGCTCTGCCACGGCCAATGCCCCGGCGCCATAGTGGTGGCTGAAGAATCCACCGCATGGCCGCAAGTAACTCGCCCGACTTATGTGGGTGGTTTGGGATTCTCTATGAAGTGGAACATGGGCTGGATGCACGACACCCTCGAATACATCAGCAAAGATCCCATCTTCCGTCAGTATCATCACAATCAGTTAACCTTTGGGATGATGTACGCCTTCACCGAAAATTTCCAACTGCCTTTCTCCCACGATGAAGTCGTGCACGGTAAAGGCAGTATGATTCGGAAAATGCCCGGTGACGATTGGCAAAAATTTGCGAATTTGCGTTTGCTTTACACCTATCTTTATACCTATCCGGGTTCGAAATTATTATTTATGGGTTGCGAGTTTGGCCAGTGGAGTGAATGGGCTCACGGCCGTTCGTTGGACTGGCATTTGCTCGGCGAAGGCCCCTATCATTCCGGCTTGCAAACATTGGTAAAAGATTTAAATAAACTTTATACAACGCTACCATCGCTTTATGAGCGGAGCTTTCAACATGACGGTTTTGAATGGGTAGATTGCCATGACTCAACGCAATCCGTTGTGAGTTATTTGCGCAAAGGCAGCACAGGTTTTACGTTGGTCATTTTAAATTTCACACCAACGCTGCGCGAGAATTATCGTCTTGGTGTTCCGGTCGCAGGCAAGTATCACGAAATTTTCAATTCTGATTCTGAATATTACGCTGGCAGCAATAAAGGCAATGCCAATGAAATACCTACCGAACACATTAGCTGGATGGGACACGCGCAATCAATTCAACTTACCTTGCCACCATTGGGTGCAATTTTGTTGAAGTGTGATCACTAA
- the glgC gene encoding glucose-1-phosphate adenylyltransferase — MSTNQTSGRFVSRLTQKTLAVILAGGRGSRLHQLTNWRAKPAVHFGGKFRIIDFPLSNCVNSGIRRIRVLTQYKSHSLDRHIQRGWGFLGGELGEFVELLPAQQRLDESWYVGTADAVLQNLDIIRRHNPEYVLILAGDHIYKMDYGTMIAAHVERGADITVGCIEVPLEIASSFGVMDIDKDNRVIRFTEKPANPEPTPGKTDKALASMGIYVFSTKVLFSELLKDQKNPDSEHDFGKNIIPAMIKTHRVNAFPFRDPISGGDGYWRDVGTVDALWEANLELTAVIPELDLYDAEWPIWTHQEQVAPAKFVFDDEGRRGYAVDSLIAGGCIVSGSVVKHSLLFPRVRVHSYCDIEDSVLFPSVEVGRNCKIRKALIDRRCKIPEGTVIGYDEEADRKRFFVSPKGVVLVTPEMLSEDHPHAL; from the coding sequence ATGAGCACTAACCAGACCTCTGGTCGTTTCGTCAGCCGCCTAACGCAAAAAACTTTAGCTGTTATTCTTGCCGGAGGCCGTGGCTCGCGCCTTCATCAATTGACTAACTGGCGTGCAAAACCAGCTGTGCATTTTGGCGGAAAATTTCGCATTATCGATTTCCCTTTATCCAATTGTGTTAACTCGGGCATTCGCCGCATTAGAGTCTTAACGCAATATAAATCCCACTCATTAGATCGACACATCCAGCGCGGCTGGGGCTTCCTTGGTGGTGAATTAGGCGAGTTCGTGGAGCTGCTGCCTGCACAACAACGTTTAGATGAATCATGGTATGTAGGCACTGCTGATGCGGTCTTGCAGAACCTCGATATTATTCGTCGCCACAATCCAGAATATGTTTTGATTTTAGCGGGCGATCATATTTATAAAATGGATTACGGCACCATGATCGCGGCTCACGTTGAGCGCGGTGCAGATATCACCGTAGGTTGTATTGAAGTTCCCTTAGAAATCGCAAGCTCTTTCGGCGTAATGGATATCGATAAAGACAATCGTGTTATTCGTTTTACGGAAAAGCCAGCTAACCCGGAGCCTACGCCCGGTAAAACCGACAAAGCCCTTGCCTCAATGGGTATTTATGTATTCAGCACCAAAGTGTTGTTCAGTGAATTATTAAAAGATCAAAAAAATCCTGATTCAGAACACGACTTCGGAAAAAATATTATTCCCGCCATGATTAAAACTCATCGCGTAAACGCCTTCCCATTCCGCGATCCTATTAGTGGCGGTGACGGTTACTGGCGCGACGTGGGAACCGTTGATGCTTTGTGGGAAGCAAACCTTGAGTTGACTGCCGTAATTCCTGAGTTGGATTTATACGATGCGGAATGGCCAATCTGGACCCATCAGGAACAAGTGGCTCCTGCAAAATTTGTATTTGATGATGAAGGTCGTCGCGGTTACGCGGTCGATTCATTAATTGCAGGCGGATGCATTGTATCTGGTTCAGTTGTTAAACATTCCCTGTTGTTTCCACGCGTGCGTGTTCACTCCTATTGCGACATTGAAGACTCCGTGCTTTTCCCCAGTGTGGAAGTAGGGCGCAACTGCAAAATTCGCAAAGCCTTAATTGATCGTCGCTGTAAAATTCCTGAGGGCACAGTCATTGGTTACGATGAAGAAGCTGATCGTAAACGTTTCTTTGTGTCACCCAAAGGTGTGGTTTTAGTTACACCCGAAATGCTGAGCGAGGATCATCCGCATGCCCTTTAA
- a CDS encoding PilT/PilU family type 4a pilus ATPase, which produces MPTPIDQYLNILAKKDGSDLYLSTGAPPCAKFQGTLKPLSQDVYKAGEIEAIANEIMDEEQREIFKHELEMNLAISIHGVGRFRINIFKQRNETSIVARNIKTDIPQFDSLGLPEVLKDVVMSKRGLVLFVGGTGSGKSTSLAALIDHRNSSSGGHIITIEDPVEFVHKHKKSVINQREVGVDTRSYKAALKNTLRQAPDVILIGEVRDRETMEHALEFAETGHLAISTLHANNANQALERIVNMFPEERRPQLLMGLSQNLRAFVSQRLLPTVDGKRCAAIEILLGSKTIQELILKGRFTEIKEIMEKSENLGMQTFDGALFKLYMAGKISLDDAITNADSPNNLRLRIKLAGDSTVAPTPEAVKAASAPASFAELSLEKIDDDENT; this is translated from the coding sequence ATGCCTACACCTATCGACCAATATCTCAATATCCTCGCCAAAAAAGATGGCTCAGATTTATACCTGAGCACAGGTGCTCCTCCTTGCGCAAAATTCCAGGGCACCTTAAAGCCTTTATCGCAAGACGTATACAAAGCAGGTGAAATTGAAGCCATTGCCAATGAAATTATGGATGAAGAACAGCGCGAGATTTTTAAGCACGAGCTGGAAATGAACCTGGCGATTTCAATTCACGGGGTTGGTAGATTTCGCATCAACATTTTCAAGCAACGTAACGAAACATCGATTGTTGCTCGTAATATTAAAACCGATATTCCACAGTTCGATAGTCTTGGCTTACCTGAAGTTTTGAAAGATGTGGTTATGAGTAAGCGTGGCTTGGTGCTTTTTGTTGGTGGGACGGGCTCAGGTAAATCCACTTCTTTGGCAGCACTAATTGATCACCGCAACAGTTCAAGCGGCGGGCACATAATTACCATTGAAGATCCTGTTGAGTTTGTTCATAAACATAAGAAAAGCGTGATCAACCAGCGTGAAGTTGGTGTGGATACACGCAGCTATAAAGCGGCACTGAAAAATACATTACGCCAAGCGCCTGATGTTATTTTGATTGGGGAAGTTCGCGACCGCGAAACTATGGAGCATGCACTGGAGTTTGCTGAAACGGGCCACCTGGCAATATCAACGCTTCATGCCAATAATGCGAACCAGGCATTAGAGCGCATTGTCAATATGTTTCCCGAGGAACGCCGCCCTCAATTGCTCATGGGGTTGTCACAAAATTTGCGCGCTTTTGTGTCACAACGTTTATTGCCAACTGTTGATGGAAAACGCTGCGCCGCTATTGAAATTTTGTTGGGGTCAAAAACGATTCAAGAGTTGATTTTGAAAGGCCGCTTTACCGAAATAAAAGAAATTATGGAAAAGTCTGAAAATTTGGGAATGCAAACCTTCGATGGCGCACTTTTCAAGCTTTATATGGCCGGTAAAATCAGCCTGGATGATGCGATTACTAATGCGGATTCACCCAATAATTTACGCCTGCGCATTAAATTGGCTGGCGATTCTACGGTCGCACCCACACCTGAAGCCGTGAAAGCCGCGAGTGCACCCGCCAGTTTTGCCGAGTTGAGCCTCGAAAAAATAGATGACGACGAAAACACGTAG